A single Callithrix jacchus isolate 240 chromosome 4, calJac240_pri, whole genome shotgun sequence DNA region contains:
- the LOC128931694 gene encoding uncharacterized protein LOC128931694 isoform X1, producing MKEGGRERERTFRHEEGGRKERGRRGRTGERRVAHGKPPPLASTWLYLPLRSPDPWSKCSQPSRRSLAGVPSPPPPPPPPPPLRLGELGPRLIDSWASRVPARPRPAQPPPPPPEGQCSRVPRTESGRGRASGSLGPLLPALRGWCFCEGIWQGLCKAGYWALLRLPRTGTFSASVPLQSSLLHRP from the coding sequence ATGAAGGAGGgcgggagggagagagagagaacatttaggcatgaagaaggaggaaggaaagagagagggaggagaggaagaactGGAGAGAGACGTGTGGCGCATGGAAAGCCGCCACCCCTGGCCTCCACGTGGCTTTACCTGCCCCTCCGATCCCCTGACCCGTGGAGCAAGTGCAGCCAGCCTAGCCGCAGATCTCTCGCTGGGGTCCcatcgccgccgccgccgccgccgccgccgccgccgctccgcCTCGGAGAGCTCGGCCCGCGCCTGATTGACAGCTGGGCGTCCCGCGTGCCCGCGCGCCCGAGGCCcgcgcagccgccgccgccgccgccagaaGGGCAGTGTTCCCGCGTGCCCAGAACGGAGAGTGGGCGGGGCCGAGCGTCTGGCTCGCTCGGCCCACTCCTGCCGGCACTGCGGGGCTGGTGCTTCTGTGAGGGCATCTGGCAGGGCCTCTGCAAGGCTGGTTACTGGGCCCTGCTGAGGCTCCCCAGGACGGGCACCTTCTCTGCCTCTGTGCCTCTTCAAAGCTCTCTTCTGCACAGACCATGA